The Populus trichocarpa isolate Nisqually-1 chromosome 2, P.trichocarpa_v4.1, whole genome shotgun sequence genome has a window encoding:
- the LOC7489887 gene encoding ribonuclease 3-like protein 3 isoform X2 — MESQQEESAAAAAALDMIKVLEITSESHKGTKESSDDRSEVASGKQTTDWVTDLDEVEEILHYKFKSKKLLEEALTHASFSDQCFSYERLEYVGDSVLNLLFTKEQYFLYPDLPPGPLTRLRSANVDTEKLARVAIKHKLHRYLRHKMPLLEEQIREFSQAILDYPLHSNGLVETPKALADIVEAAIGAVFIDSNFSIDVVWKIFKDLLEPIISQETLKVHPVTELYEVCQKRNLQVKFVDLWKESMAFDVFIDGQFVGRGSHGLKKEIAHNRAARNALNNIGKILSEKDCSH; from the exons ATGGAGTCCCAACAAGAagaatcagcagcagcagcagcagcacttGACATGATAAAAGTGCTTGAGATAACATCAGAAAGTCACAAGGGGACGAAGGAAAGTTCTGATGATCGGTCAGAGGTTGCTTCTGGAAAACAGACGACGGATTGGGTGACGGATCTTGACGAGGTGGAGGAGATTCTCCACTACAAGTTCAAGAGCAAGAAGTTGTTAGAGGAGGCTCTTACACATGCCTCATTCTCCGATCAGTGCTTTTCTTACGAGCGGTTAGAGTACGTTGGTGATTCGGTGCTAAACCTGCTGTTCACAAAAGAACAGTACTTCTTGTACCCGGATTTGCCACCGGGGCCTTTAACCCGACTCAGATCAGCCAACGTAGATACAGAGAAGCTAGCTCGTGTTGCCATCAAACACAAATTGCATCGGTATTTACGGCACAAGATGCCTCTCCTTGAGGAACAA ATTCGGGAATTCTCGCAAGCAATCTTGGACTATCCCTTGCACTCTAACGGTCTTGTTGAAACACCAAAAGCACTAGCTGACATTGTTGAAGCAGCAATAGGAGCTGTTTTCATTGACAGCAATTTCTCCATTGATGTTGTCTGGAAG ATTTTCAAGGATTTGTTGGAGCCCATAATTAGTCAAGAAACACTGAAAGTTCATCCCGTGACAGAGCTGTATGAAGTGTGCCAGAAGCGGAATCTTCAGGTAAAATTTGTGGATTTGTGGAAAGAGAGCATGGCTTTCGATGTTTTCATCGATGGCCAGTTTGTGGGCAGAGGCAGCCATGGCCTGAAGAAAGAAATTGCGCATAATAGAGCAGCGAGGAATGCACTGAACaatattggaaaaatattgagcGAGAAAGATTGCTCTCATTGA
- the LOC7489887 gene encoding ribonuclease 3-like protein 3 isoform X1 yields the protein MESQQEESAAAAAALDMIKVLEITSESHKGTKESSDDRSEVASGKQTTDWVTDLDEVEEILHYKFKSKKLLEEALTHASFSDQCFSYERLEYVGDSVLNLLFTKEQYFLYPDLPPGPLTRLRSANVDTEKLARVAIKHKLHRYLRHKMPLLEEQIREFSQAILDYPLHSNGLVETPKALADIVEAAIGAVFIDSNFSIDVVWKIFKDLLEPIISQETLKVHPVTELYEVCQKRNLKVKFVDLWKENMAFDVFIDDQFVGRGTYGLKKEIAHNRAAKNALNNIRKILSEKDCSDVDEQNYRVEN from the exons ATGGAGTCCCAACAAGAagaatcagcagcagcagcagcagcacttGACATGATAAAAGTGCTTGAGATAACATCAGAAAGTCACAAGGGGACGAAGGAAAGTTCTGATGATCGGTCAGAGGTTGCTTCTGGAAAACAGACGACGGATTGGGTGACGGATCTTGACGAGGTGGAGGAGATTCTCCACTACAAGTTCAAGAGCAAGAAGTTGTTAGAGGAGGCTCTTACACATGCCTCATTCTCCGATCAGTGCTTTTCTTACGAGCGGTTAGAGTACGTTGGTGATTCGGTGCTAAACCTGCTGTTCACAAAAGAACAGTACTTCTTGTACCCGGATTTGCCACCGGGGCCTTTAACCCGACTCAGATCAGCCAACGTAGATACAGAGAAGCTAGCTCGTGTTGCCATCAAACACAAATTGCATCGGTATTTACGGCACAAGATGCCTCTCCTTGAGGAACAA ATTCGGGAATTCTCGCAAGCAATCTTGGACTATCCCTTGCACTCTAACGGTCTTGTTGAAACACCAAAAGCACTAGCTGACATTGTTGAAGCAGCAATAGGAGCTGTTTTCATTGACAGCAATTTCTCCATTGATGTTGTCTGGAAG ATTTTTAAGGATTTGTTGGAGCCCATAATTAGTCAAGAAACACTGAAAGTACATCCAGTGACAGAGTTGTATGAAGTGTGCCAGAAGCGGAATCTTAAAGTAAAATTTGTAGATCTGTGGAAAGAAAATATGGCTTTTGATGTTTTCATTGATGATCAGTTTGTGGGCAGAGGCACCTATGGTCTGAAGAAAGAAATTGCGCATAATAGAGCAGCGAAGAATGCATTGaacaatattagaaaaatattgagcGAGAAAGATTGCTCTGATGTTGATGAACAGAATTATCGTGTAGAAAATTGA